From Streptomyces sp. TLI_105, the proteins below share one genomic window:
- a CDS encoding suppressor of fused domain protein: MGEVLALVEARLRTALGEPDARAAVTFLGADRIEVLRFVDGDLVRYATLGMSAQPMADPTSALADPVKGPRAELVLTVRGGLADTDKVLRPLAVLAATPQVEGVIVAPGASLDVGDPLWPGAPFSSVLVAESGGLVEDLELDEPMDPVRFLPLLPMTSNEAAWKRVHGAQALEERWLTRGTDLRDPLRRSVNLD, encoded by the coding sequence ATGGGAGAAGTTCTTGCACTGGTCGAGGCCCGGCTGCGGACCGCCCTCGGCGAACCGGACGCGCGGGCCGCGGTGACCTTCCTCGGCGCGGACCGGATCGAGGTGCTGCGCTTCGTCGACGGCGACCTCGTGCGGTACGCGACCCTCGGGATGTCCGCGCAGCCGATGGCCGATCCGACCTCCGCGCTCGCCGACCCGGTGAAGGGCCCGCGCGCGGAGCTGGTCCTCACGGTGCGAGGCGGGCTCGCCGACACCGACAAGGTGCTGCGCCCGCTCGCGGTCCTCGCCGCCACCCCGCAGGTCGAGGGCGTGATCGTGGCCCCCGGCGCCTCGCTCGACGTCGGCGACCCGCTCTGGCCCGGCGCGCCCTTCAGCTCGGTGCTCGTCGCCGAGTCGGGCGGCCTGGTGGAGGACCTGGAGCTGGACGAGCCGATGGACCCGGTGCGCTTCCTGCCCCTCCTCCCGATGACCTCGAACGAGGCGGCGTGGAAGCGGGTGCACGGCGCGCAGGCCCTGGAGGAGCGCTGGCTCACCCGGGGGACGGACCTGCGCGATCCGCTGCGCAGGTCCGTGAACCTGGACTGA